From Acidimicrobiia bacterium, the proteins below share one genomic window:
- a CDS encoding adenylate/guanylate cyclase domain-containing protein: MARLSKVDRRSLPDSAFAYVDSKGRRSLPIYDESHLRNALARFEQVKFESEASRDRARRRILQAAKKHGIVPVGFVTSQLETERVRVAKGEHPSGFLTLMFADVEGSTALLHAMGDAYGRLLQSLRRLIRRVVVRSGGVPVDLRADEAFVVFEDPAAAITAAVDLQRTIAGSFWPGEVVVRLRIGLHSGEVAWTDAGYVGLTVHTAARVTAAAHGGQILVSDACRHAVGRPPGIGLRSIGRYRFAGFVDPIQVYQADAEGLPRDFPALRAGKRVRGGGPAAVSSSPGP; encoded by the coding sequence GTGGCTCGGCTGTCCAAAGTAGACCGGCGCAGTCTCCCTGACTCGGCATTTGCGTATGTCGACTCGAAGGGTCGCCGCAGCCTGCCCATCTACGACGAATCACATCTGAGGAATGCTTTGGCCCGCTTCGAGCAGGTGAAGTTCGAGAGCGAGGCCTCGCGGGATCGTGCCCGCCGACGGATCCTCCAGGCGGCCAAGAAGCACGGCATCGTCCCCGTGGGTTTCGTCACCAGCCAACTGGAGACCGAACGAGTTCGAGTGGCGAAGGGTGAGCATCCGAGTGGGTTTCTCACCCTCATGTTCGCTGACGTCGAGGGATCGACCGCGCTGTTGCATGCGATGGGAGACGCCTACGGACGACTTCTGCAAAGTCTGCGTCGATTGATCCGGCGGGTGGTGGTGCGCTCTGGAGGGGTCCCGGTCGACCTCCGCGCCGACGAGGCGTTCGTGGTCTTCGAGGACCCGGCAGCCGCGATCACGGCGGCCGTGGACCTCCAGCGCACGATCGCCGGCTCCTTCTGGCCCGGCGAGGTAGTGGTCAGGCTGCGGATCGGCCTCCACAGCGGCGAGGTCGCTTGGACCGACGCGGGATACGTCGGCCTCACGGTGCATACCGCCGCCCGGGTAACGGCTGCCGCCCATGGGGGGCAGATACTGGTCAGTGACGCCTGCCGCCATGCCGTCGGTCGACCGCCGGGCATCGGGCTCCGCTCGATCGGGCGGTACCGCTTTGCCGGATTCGTTGACCCGATCCAGGTCTATCAGGCCGACGCGGAGGGTCTACCCCGCGACTTCCCCGCGCTGCGCGCCGGCAAGCGGGTCAGGGGAGGTGGCCCGGCGGCGGTCAGTTCTTCGCCAGGGCCTTGA
- a CDS encoding cytochrome c — protein MTRAPASRAAPGGGLLSGPNLPYSLTTLVALGVLVAFILMADPFRSGAVSTGFGPGDPVVGDTTFNSRCSVCHGPGGEGIIGLGKPLTTSEFAAGLTDEELLAFLIEGRASDDPDNTTGIVMPGRAGVPPLSDEELVDVIAYLRTLSAG, from the coding sequence ATGACACGGGCTCCGGCGAGCAGGGCGGCCCCGGGAGGAGGGCTGCTCAGCGGGCCGAATCTCCCCTATTCCCTCACGACGCTCGTCGCACTCGGGGTGCTGGTGGCGTTCATCCTCATGGCCGATCCGTTCCGTAGCGGGGCCGTCTCCACCGGTTTCGGCCCTGGCGACCCGGTGGTGGGCGACACCACTTTCAACAGCCGCTGCAGCGTCTGCCACGGGCCCGGCGGCGAAGGCATCATTGGGCTCGGGAAGCCGCTCACCACTTCGGAGTTCGCCGCAGGGCTCACCGACGAGGAACTGCTGGCGTTCCTGATCGAAGGGCGCGCCTCGGACGACCCGGACAACACCACCGGGATCGTCATGCCGGGCAGGGCCGGCGTTCCGCCGCTGAGCGACGAGGAGTTGGTCGACGTGATCGCCTATCTCCGGACGCTGAGCGCCGGTTAG